From Salipiger profundus, a single genomic window includes:
- a CDS encoding outer membrane protein assembly factor BamB family protein, with the protein MTADNSGRQDGGRDLRITTITAGLVGLTVLASCEEPEPILQGERFGTREVLSESAAEAATPANTARAIALAAPTRNASWAQSPVSPFARTGNATLGQALRPVFSVDIGAGDSRRARINVDPVVADGRIFTMDAEHRVSAVSTSGQVLWQKSMVPARDTAKQAQGGGLAVAGGRLYVASGFGRLSALDATTGNEIWVQELGDTATGAPTIAGGLVYVTSGDQRGWAIEAEDGRIRWQVEGLEDVNNVAGAPAPALSDDSVIFAFGNGSVRSVLRQGGLQLWNADVVGTRTGSALAGVTDITGAPVISGGTVYVGNHSGRVVAFRAGSGERIWTARMGARQPVWPAGDSVFLVSDRNELVRLDAQTGEQVWAVELPGYEPVRKPQRRRDSAYANHGPVMAGGRLIVASSDGALRSFNPENGALLSAIEIPGGATAAPAIANGTLYVVTTKGELVAYR; encoded by the coding sequence ATGACGGCAGACAACTCGGGCAGGCAAGACGGGGGCAGGGATTTGCGCATCACCACGATCACGGCGGGGCTCGTCGGGCTCACGGTTCTCGCGTCCTGCGAAGAGCCGGAACCCATCCTTCAGGGCGAGCGCTTCGGCACCCGCGAGGTGCTCAGCGAAAGCGCCGCCGAGGCCGCGACGCCGGCGAACACCGCGCGGGCGATCGCCCTTGCCGCGCCCACGCGCAACGCCTCTTGGGCGCAAAGCCCGGTGTCGCCCTTCGCGCGCACCGGCAACGCGACGCTGGGGCAGGCGCTGCGGCCGGTCTTCTCGGTCGACATCGGCGCCGGTGACAGCCGCCGCGCGCGGATCAACGTCGACCCGGTGGTGGCCGATGGCCGCATCTTCACCATGGATGCCGAGCACCGCGTCAGCGCGGTCAGCACCTCCGGGCAGGTGCTGTGGCAAAAGAGCATGGTGCCCGCGCGCGACACTGCGAAGCAGGCGCAGGGCGGCGGGCTCGCCGTCGCCGGCGGGCGCCTCTACGTGGCCTCGGGCTTCGGCCGGCTGAGCGCGCTCGATGCCACGACCGGCAACGAGATCTGGGTGCAGGAGCTCGGCGACACCGCCACCGGCGCGCCGACGATCGCGGGCGGGCTGGTCTACGTGACGTCGGGCGACCAGCGCGGCTGGGCGATCGAGGCCGAGGACGGCCGCATCCGCTGGCAGGTCGAGGGGCTCGAGGACGTGAACAACGTGGCCGGCGCCCCGGCGCCCGCGCTGTCGGACGATTCCGTCATCTTCGCCTTCGGCAACGGCAGCGTGCGCTCCGTGCTGCGGCAGGGCGGGCTGCAACTGTGGAATGCCGACGTGGTCGGCACGCGCACCGGCTCGGCGCTGGCGGGCGTGACCGACATCACCGGCGCTCCGGTGATCTCGGGCGGCACGGTCTACGTCGGGAATCACTCGGGCCGGGTCGTGGCCTTCCGGGCCGGCAGCGGCGAGCGGATCTGGACCGCGCGCATGGGCGCCCGGCAGCCGGTCTGGCCGGCCGGCGACTCGGTGTTCCTCGTCTCCGACCGCAACGAGCTGGTGCGGCTCGACGCGCAGACCGGCGAGCAGGTCTGGGCGGTCGAACTTCCGGGCTACGAGCCGGTGCGCAAACCGCAGCGCCGCCGTGACAGCGCCTATGCGAACCACGGGCCCGTCATGGCGGGCGGGCGGCTGATCGTGGCCTCGTCGGACGGCGCGCTTCGCAGCTTCAACCCGGAAAACGGCGCGCTGCTCTCGGCCATCGAGATCCCGGGCGGCGCGACCGCCGCGCCGGCCATCGCCAACGGCACGCTCTACGTCGTGACCACGAAGGGCGAGCTCGTCGCCTACCGCTGA